One bacterium DNA segment encodes these proteins:
- a CDS encoding SDR family NAD(P)-dependent oxidoreductase, whose amino-acid sequence MSTDAPRVAILTGAASGIGRALAQVLATHGYHLELLDINAAEVERLAVSLCQQGFAAQASACDVGDPQEVQSVFDQAIARHPGIDLLINSAGITVYDTVASTSLDDYDRIMRVNFGGTLHCTKALLPSRLRQGRGHIVNMSSVFGLIGAPLQSAYSASKFAIRGFSESLRQELLGSGIAVSCVHPGGVRTGIVAAGRVGQTRLDTTGAAEFNSDFERFSRLSPDRAAREIVAGIHKRKARILVGLDANAVSAVSRLWPVAYQWINHWLGRQR is encoded by the coding sequence ATGAGTACGGATGCACCGAGAGTCGCCATCCTTACGGGTGCCGCGTCCGGTATCGGTCGCGCGTTGGCACAGGTACTGGCGACCCACGGATATCACCTGGAATTGCTGGATATCAACGCTGCCGAAGTCGAGCGTCTTGCAGTCTCGTTGTGTCAGCAGGGTTTCGCGGCGCAAGCGAGTGCCTGTGACGTCGGTGATCCGCAAGAGGTGCAGAGTGTTTTCGATCAGGCGATCGCCCGCCACCCTGGAATCGATCTGCTGATCAACAGTGCGGGCATCACCGTCTACGACACCGTCGCGTCGACCTCGCTAGACGATTACGACCGCATCATGCGCGTCAACTTCGGCGGGACTCTGCACTGCACCAAGGCACTGTTGCCGAGCCGCCTGCGCCAGGGCCGTGGCCATATCGTCAATATGTCCAGCGTTTTCGGATTGATCGGCGCCCCGCTTCAGAGTGCATACAGTGCTTCGAAGTTCGCGATTCGCGGCTTCAGTGAGAGCTTGCGTCAGGAACTGCTCGGCAGCGGAATCGCCGTCAGTTGCGTGCACCCAGGGGGCGTTCGCACCGGCATCGTGGCGGCCGGACGCGTCGGCCAGACCCGTCTGGATACGACGGGAGCGGCGGAATTCAACAGCGACTTCGAACGCTTCAGCCGATTGAGTCCAGATCGGGCGGCGCGGGAGATCGTGGCCGGAATCCACAAGCGCAAGGCGCGAATCCTGGTCGGCCTCGATGCAAACGCGGTCAGCGCCGTGAGTCGACTCTGGCCGGTTGCCTATCAATGGATCAATCACTGGCTGGGTCGCCAACGCTGA
- a CDS encoding MAPEG family protein yields the protein MSASSVALLGYAAWTLILVGGIAAIRSALTLGGNRLANSFQPDGSDVSEFSQRLCRAHANCYENLPAFAAIILVALVAGRSEITDGLALWVLAARVAQSMVHLASTSPPAVTVRFGLFFAQWAVQLLWAVRLLGS from the coding sequence ATGAGTGCTTCAAGTGTCGCCTTGCTCGGATACGCAGCCTGGACGCTGATCCTGGTCGGAGGGATCGCGGCCATTCGCAGCGCCCTGACTCTCGGTGGAAACCGTCTGGCCAATAGTTTTCAGCCCGATGGATCGGACGTATCAGAGTTTTCTCAACGTCTGTGCAGGGCGCATGCGAATTGTTACGAGAACCTTCCCGCCTTTGCGGCGATCATTCTCGTCGCGCTGGTGGCCGGGCGCAGCGAGATCACCGACGGACTGGCGCTCTGGGTGCTTGCGGCTCGGGTCGCTCAGTCGATGGTTCATCTGGCGTCCACGAGTCCTCCTGCGGTGACCGTGCGCTTTGGTCTGTTCTTCGCGCAGTGGGCCGTCCAGTTGTTGTGGGCCGTCCGCCTTCTCGGTTCGTAA
- a CDS encoding phosphotransferase, whose amino-acid sequence MEYPDELIHVVAEHALQEWELPAAEIELVSRSENVVFRVDAKDGQVYALRVHRPGYHSLAELESEPMWTTALNEAGIGAPVAERTRSGSHYAEVGVPGTQEVRHVGLVPWFEGVPLGEKIEQAADQASRTPHFEKLGLLMAAMHDQAVHWQPPAGFQRHSLDADGFMGEAPFWGRFWDVPELTAEQRGTLVEARDEIFERLSRYGKDRGTYSLIHADLRSTNVLVLEDQVHVIDFDDAGFGWHQYDMAAVLSDYANGPDFEPIRDALISGYRSRRSISDEDLALLPLFLLIRTLASLGWLHDRPEVDLYQFMSAMIELSCSRAREFLENS is encoded by the coding sequence GTGGAGTACCCCGACGAACTGATCCACGTCGTGGCGGAACACGCACTCCAGGAGTGGGAGCTGCCCGCGGCCGAGATCGAGCTGGTCTCGCGAAGTGAAAACGTCGTGTTTCGTGTGGACGCGAAGGACGGCCAAGTCTACGCGCTACGCGTGCATCGCCCCGGCTATCACTCTCTGGCAGAACTCGAATCGGAACCGATGTGGACCACGGCCTTGAACGAAGCTGGCATCGGAGCACCCGTGGCAGAGAGAACCCGCAGCGGTAGCCACTACGCCGAGGTCGGAGTTCCCGGAACGCAGGAGGTCCGACACGTGGGTCTCGTCCCGTGGTTCGAAGGCGTCCCCCTCGGAGAGAAGATCGAACAGGCTGCGGACCAGGCGAGTCGCACCCCACACTTCGAAAAACTCGGCCTCCTGATGGCCGCGATGCACGATCAGGCGGTCCACTGGCAACCTCCCGCCGGTTTTCAGCGTCACTCACTCGACGCGGACGGGTTCATGGGCGAAGCCCCTTTCTGGGGCCGATTCTGGGATGTCCCCGAACTGACGGCGGAGCAACGGGGAACTCTAGTCGAGGCGCGCGACGAGATTTTCGAGCGGCTATCGCGATACGGCAAGGATCGGGGCACCTACAGCCTGATTCACGCCGACCTGCGCTCGACCAATGTGCTGGTCCTGGAAGATCAGGTCCACGTGATCGATTTCGACGATGCGGGCTTTGGCTGGCATCAGTACGACATGGCTGCGGTGCTTTCGGACTACGCGAATGGCCCGGACTTCGAGCCGATCCGCGATGCGTTGATCTCCGGTTATCGTTCGCGGCGTTCGATTTCGGACGAGGATCTGGCGCTCTTGCCGCTCTTCCTGCTGATCCGCACGCTGGCTTCTCTGGGGTGGCTTCACGACCGGCCCGAGGTCGACCTCTACCAGTTCATGTCCGCGATGATCGAACTCTCCTGCAGTCGCGCCCGGGAGTTCCTCGAGAACTCCTAG
- a CDS encoding molybdopterin-dependent oxidoreductase: MSPATEGDWRSTACVLCSLNCGLLVRVEDNRITKVRGDKSNPFSRGYTCSKGLTVAKYAHHDQRVREPLKRQPDGTHVPISWDQAISEIAEKLNQIIARSGGRTVGLVGGGGQANHMDFVYALGLLQMIGSTSHFNALAQEFTQKYWVNGHVFGSEGSDFDANPEESEFYIVIGSNPWLSHGIQRARVVLKEIAKDPDRSMVVVDPRRTETAKMADKHLQIRPGTDLFLLLAMLNVIVREDLVDEAFTAEHSHGWENARFIADLVTPARAAELCDLEEDDIVDLARRFATAESASIKFDLGIYHNRYSLENCFLQPLLHIITGNMCTARGSHFPLTLFSGANLFADGEVPRTQVAGIPAIRGLFPPNALPEEILEAGDQSIRALFVEGCNPLRSYADTQAMTRAFEALELLVVIEPAMTEAAMLAHYVLPVPVGYEKWEASVFPKGFPEIHAHLRAPVIQGPPEAKQECLIFYEIAKAMGLDLSLHPLYKMMAAAVETGEVSPVLSFVKLVCTVFAAQNRDKLIEAGTLTAEDDPAEALFKKLLENPQGLLLCRADPEDNWSQVSHPDKKAVLDTPEVLALFRDLEIPDDTDFRKNSEFPFILQTGERTDSNANTIHRDPSWRKALHTSYLRMNSSDAQELAVEDGERVRLVTEYAEVTVPAMLSEDIYRGNLSMPHGYGLLSRDPETGKMEPVGVNVQELIRASHREPLSGIPFHKAIPARVEKL, translated from the coding sequence ATGAGTCCCGCAACTGAAGGCGACTGGCGATCGACCGCATGTGTTCTTTGCTCGCTCAATTGCGGCCTTCTGGTCCGCGTCGAGGACAATCGGATCACCAAGGTGAGGGGCGACAAGTCAAATCCCTTCAGCCGCGGCTATACCTGCAGCAAGGGACTCACGGTGGCGAAGTACGCGCACCACGATCAGCGGGTGCGCGAGCCGTTGAAGCGCCAGCCGGATGGGACCCATGTGCCGATCTCCTGGGATCAGGCCATCTCGGAGATCGCCGAGAAGCTGAATCAGATCATCGCCCGGTCCGGTGGCCGGACGGTCGGTCTCGTAGGAGGTGGCGGGCAGGCCAATCACATGGACTTCGTCTATGCGCTGGGCCTGCTCCAGATGATCGGTTCGACCTCGCACTTCAATGCGCTTGCGCAGGAGTTCACACAGAAGTACTGGGTCAACGGTCATGTCTTTGGCAGCGAGGGAAGCGACTTCGATGCCAATCCCGAAGAGTCGGAATTCTATATCGTCATCGGTTCGAATCCGTGGTTGAGTCACGGCATCCAGCGGGCGCGCGTGGTTCTGAAAGAGATCGCCAAGGATCCCGACCGCTCAATGGTAGTCGTCGACCCGCGTCGCACCGAGACGGCGAAGATGGCCGACAAGCACCTGCAGATCCGTCCGGGCACGGATCTCTTTTTGTTGCTCGCGATGCTGAACGTGATCGTTCGCGAAGATCTCGTCGACGAGGCCTTCACGGCTGAACACTCTCACGGGTGGGAGAACGCGCGTTTCATCGCTGATCTGGTCACGCCTGCCAGGGCGGCCGAACTCTGTGATCTCGAGGAAGACGACATCGTCGATCTGGCTCGGCGCTTTGCCACGGCGGAGAGCGCCAGCATCAAGTTCGACCTCGGCATCTATCACAATCGCTACAGCTTGGAGAACTGCTTTCTTCAGCCTCTGCTTCACATCATCACAGGCAATATGTGCACGGCCAGGGGCTCGCACTTTCCCTTGACACTGTTTAGCGGCGCCAATCTGTTTGCAGATGGAGAGGTGCCGCGAACGCAGGTGGCGGGAATCCCGGCGATCCGCGGACTGTTTCCGCCCAATGCTCTGCCCGAGGAGATTCTCGAAGCGGGCGATCAGTCCATCCGCGCGCTTTTCGTGGAGGGTTGCAACCCGCTGCGCTCCTACGCCGACACGCAGGCCATGACTCGAGCCTTCGAGGCCCTGGAGTTGCTGGTCGTGATCGAACCCGCGATGACCGAAGCCGCGATGCTCGCACACTACGTGTTGCCGGTACCGGTAGGCTACGAGAAGTGGGAGGCATCGGTGTTCCCGAAGGGTTTCCCCGAGATCCATGCGCATCTGCGCGCCCCGGTGATTCAGGGGCCGCCCGAGGCGAAGCAGGAGTGCTTGATCTTCTACGAGATTGCCAAGGCCATGGGGCTCGACCTCTCGTTGCATCCTCTCTACAAGATGATGGCGGCGGCAGTCGAAACGGGTGAAGTCTCGCCCGTACTCTCATTCGTCAAGCTGGTGTGTACGGTCTTCGCTGCCCAGAACCGCGATAAACTGATTGAGGCGGGGACCCTCACGGCCGAAGACGATCCGGCCGAAGCGCTGTTCAAGAAGCTGCTCGAGAACCCGCAGGGACTCCTTCTATGCCGTGCGGATCCGGAAGACAACTGGAGTCAGGTCAGCCATCCGGACAAGAAGGCGGTGCTCGATACTCCCGAGGTGTTGGCGCTGTTTCGCGACCTGGAGATCCCCGACGACACCGACTTTCGCAAGAACAGCGAGTTCCCCTTCATCTTGCAAACAGGGGAACGCACCGACTCCAACGCGAACACCATCCACCGCGATCCCAGCTGGCGAAAGGCACTTCACACCAGTTATCTGCGCATGAATTCTTCTGATGCGCAGGAACTCGCCGTTGAAGATGGCGAACGCGTGCGACTGGTGACCGAGTACGCAGAGGTGACGGTGCCGGCCATGCTGAGCGAGGACATCTACCGGGGGAATCTCAGCATGCCCCACGGCTACGGTCTGCTGAGTCGCGACCCTGAAACGGGGAAGATGGAGCCAGTGGGCGTGAACGTCCAGGAGTTGATTCGCGCAAGTCATCGCGAGCCACTTAGCGGTATCCCCTTTCACAAGGCCATACCCGCGCGAGTCGAGAAACTCTGA
- a CDS encoding hemolysin III family protein, translated as MKSSTPTLGEEIANSISHGVGLVASILALPILIAPALARGETAEVIGSVVFASTMILLYLASTLYHAMPAGRAKRILRVADHSAIYVFIAGSYTPFTLGALRGDVGWMLLGAVWTLAIVGVAWKASGIRAHPVLSAGLYLAMGWLVLLAAGPLVEAMPRSALFWLVAGGLAYTSGVGFYAATRLRYGHFIWHLFVLAGSACHSVAVLQYAV; from the coding sequence ATGAAAAGCTCAACTCCCACGCTCGGCGAAGAGATCGCAAACAGCATCAGTCACGGCGTCGGACTCGTTGCGTCCATCCTGGCTCTTCCGATTCTGATCGCGCCCGCACTCGCGCGGGGTGAGACGGCAGAAGTGATCGGCTCGGTCGTGTTTGCGAGCACGATGATTCTGCTCTACCTGGCGTCGACTCTCTATCACGCCATGCCCGCCGGGCGCGCAAAGCGGATTCTTCGCGTCGCCGACCATTCCGCGATCTATGTGTTCATCGCCGGTAGCTACACTCCCTTCACTCTTGGAGCGCTCCGGGGGGATGTGGGCTGGATGCTCCTGGGGGCTGTCTGGACCCTGGCAATCGTGGGGGTGGCCTGGAAGGCGAGCGGCATTCGCGCCCACCCGGTGCTTTCCGCCGGTCTCTATCTGGCGATGGGTTGGTTGGTACTTCTTGCGGCGGGGCCGCTCGTCGAGGCGATGCCGCGCAGTGCGCTCTTCTGGCTCGTTGCCGGTGGACTCGCATACACCAGTGGTGTGGGATTTTACGCCGCGACCCGTCTGCGTTACGGGCACTTCATCTGGCACCTCTTCGTGCTGGCCGGGAGCGCCTGCCACTCCGTCGCCGTCCTCCAGTACGCCGTGTAG
- a CDS encoding response regulator, which produces METKTLLIVDDSKSARAWVEAIASDFLPDWSLLTAEDGAKGLAAAEGAGHIDAAVLDYNMPVMDGFELASRLQELFPSIPIAILTANIQKSVRAKAQEAGIQFISKPIKPEKLQPFFDDLK; this is translated from the coding sequence GTGGAAACCAAGACTCTTCTCATCGTAGACGACAGTAAGTCGGCCCGGGCGTGGGTCGAGGCCATCGCCTCTGACTTCCTGCCTGACTGGTCCCTCCTGACAGCAGAGGATGGTGCCAAGGGACTGGCCGCGGCGGAGGGGGCTGGACATATCGACGCCGCCGTCCTCGACTACAACATGCCCGTGATGGATGGATTTGAACTGGCTTCACGGCTGCAAGAACTGTTTCCGTCGATCCCGATCGCAATCCTGACGGCAAACATCCAGAAGTCAGTCCGAGCGAAGGCGCAAGAGGCTGGGATCCAGTTCATCAGCAAACCCATCAAGCCCGAAAAACTGCAGCCATTCTTCGACGATTTGAAGTGA
- a CDS encoding IS30 family transposase, with amino-acid sequence MAYHQLSSDERYTIAALRWLGWNYSEVARYVGRHRSTISREVRRNSARLDGAYRAQKAIERTNGRRSRSRQNGHFAEREFALVERKLKEQWSPEQISGRLKLSGELSISHETIYIHIWRDKENGGQLYRCLRQATKRRRKRHNSYDSRGRLAGKRHISERPASVETRRTISHWEIDTVVGGKDKDCVATLVERKTGYAMIGKLSDRSMYGMSRRLRMLIRRAPHRFRTLTSDNGTEFHDYASVEEASAVKVYFATPYHSWERGSNENFNGLLRQYLPKRSSQAHIAQRDCDRIAKRLNTRPRKRLGYRTPEECFFGT; translated from the coding sequence ATGGCATATCACCAACTCAGCTCGGATGAACGATACACGATTGCGGCACTCCGTTGGCTCGGGTGGAACTACTCCGAAGTCGCTCGCTACGTGGGCCGACACCGGAGCACGATTTCGCGGGAAGTTCGCCGGAACTCGGCTCGCCTGGATGGCGCCTACCGAGCACAGAAGGCCATCGAACGAACGAATGGCCGCCGATCTCGATCACGACAGAATGGCCACTTCGCTGAGAGGGAGTTTGCTCTCGTTGAGCGAAAGCTGAAAGAACAGTGGAGCCCGGAGCAAATCTCAGGGCGACTCAAGCTAAGCGGGGAGCTCTCCATCAGCCACGAGACGATCTACATCCACATCTGGCGAGACAAGGAGAATGGAGGACAGCTGTATCGATGCCTCCGTCAAGCGACGAAGCGCAGACGCAAGCGCCACAACAGCTACGACAGTCGAGGGAGGCTTGCCGGGAAGCGCCACATCTCCGAACGACCCGCTTCGGTCGAGACGAGAAGAACCATCAGTCATTGGGAGATTGATACGGTGGTCGGTGGCAAGGACAAGGACTGCGTCGCCACCCTGGTCGAGAGGAAGACCGGCTACGCCATGATCGGAAAGCTCTCCGACCGGAGCATGTACGGGATGAGTCGTCGTCTACGGATGCTTATCCGCCGCGCTCCACACCGCTTCCGAACGCTGACCTCGGACAACGGGACTGAGTTCCACGACTACGCCTCGGTGGAGGAGGCCTCGGCGGTGAAGGTCTACTTCGCCACTCCGTACCATTCATGGGAGCGAGGGAGCAACGAGAACTTCAACGGCCTGCTCCGCCAATACCTCCCCAAGAGAAGCAGCCAAGCGCACATCGCGCAGCGGGACTGCGACCGAATAGCAAAAAGGCTGAATACCCGACCTCGCAAGAGGCTCGGCTATCGCACACCGGAGGAATGCTTCTTTGGAACCTAG
- a CDS encoding phosphotransferase, with product MVSAQEQHPADSTTKTTPSPVIHSVVRSVCGSEVERLVRLTGGGMNEAYRVEVPKDMPVVVRIARQPVAWFTDEEHVMAQARGVGVPTPEVLGVEQVDHDGELLSFSILRFVPGRSLDQLAGELSASDLERLVMDSGELLARLHSVVPDRGIRHELEPPGERFVARVVGVAEQALGPAAAAVVERGAELLRDEVMTRPAPRLSLAHGDWLPKHFLIDDGAPIVGVIDWEFAGPASPAFDLAHWEVAAGDALRDRSDLLRRGYTRVADPDAADAGWVPAFAIDFALEVLGWRNPAPPARLRRCVDVIARYVGA from the coding sequence ATGGTCAGCGCCCAAGAGCAGCATCCAGCAGATTCGACCACAAAGACGACGCCCAGTCCGGTCATCCACTCGGTGGTGCGGTCCGTCTGCGGCAGCGAGGTCGAGCGGCTCGTTCGCCTCACCGGTGGCGGCATGAACGAGGCGTACCGCGTCGAGGTTCCCAAAGACATGCCGGTCGTCGTCCGGATCGCGCGTCAGCCAGTGGCGTGGTTCACCGACGAGGAGCACGTCATGGCGCAGGCGCGTGGTGTCGGCGTGCCCACGCCGGAGGTGCTCGGCGTCGAGCAGGTGGATCACGACGGGGAGCTACTGTCGTTCTCGATCCTGCGATTCGTGCCGGGCCGCTCGCTCGACCAGCTCGCTGGTGAGCTGTCGGCGTCGGATCTCGAGCGGTTGGTCATGGACAGCGGCGAGCTCCTGGCACGGTTGCATAGCGTCGTCCCCGACCGGGGCATTCGGCACGAGCTCGAGCCGCCCGGGGAGCGCTTCGTCGCCCGCGTGGTGGGTGTCGCCGAACAGGCGCTTGGTCCGGCGGCGGCCGCGGTCGTCGAGCGCGGTGCTGAGCTCCTCCGTGACGAGGTGATGACCCGTCCAGCGCCCAGACTCTCGCTCGCTCACGGCGACTGGTTGCCCAAGCACTTTCTGATCGACGACGGGGCGCCGATCGTTGGCGTTATCGACTGGGAATTCGCCGGCCCAGCGTCGCCGGCGTTCGACCTCGCCCATTGGGAGGTGGCCGCTGGCGATGCCCTGCGCGACCGCTCGGACCTGCTGCGCCGCGGGTATACGCGGGTCGCCGATCCCGACGCAGCCGACGCCGGCTGGGTGCCAGCGTTTGCCATCGACTTCGCCCTCGAAGTGCTCGGTTGGAGGAACCCTGCTCCACCAGCGAGGCTCCGGCGCTGCGTGGACGTGATCGCCCGCTATGTCGGCGCTTGA
- a CDS encoding chemotaxis protein CheC, whose amino-acid sequence MYHFTEDQIDTLAEIANIGAGLAADSLSEMCDEEVLLSIPQVEFLTPESLAERLGNEVSKRIGSVSQSFGGPFSGEALLLFPEVQSLELARLLVDEKIALEDITEMEQETLCELGNIILNATISSLADCLDLEIETGLPSFASRGHQELVPSDSQDLVMFLRMHFRLEQRNVMGFVAFVMGINSVQALMSNVDTYLAGMNHRTG is encoded by the coding sequence GTGTATCACTTCACAGAGGATCAGATCGATACTCTGGCTGAGATAGCCAACATCGGAGCTGGACTCGCAGCGGATTCGCTCAGCGAGATGTGCGATGAGGAAGTCCTCCTCTCGATCCCTCAGGTCGAGTTCCTGACCCCAGAAAGCTTGGCGGAACGGCTCGGCAATGAAGTCTCGAAGCGCATCGGCTCGGTGAGTCAATCCTTTGGTGGACCTTTCAGCGGCGAAGCGCTGCTCCTGTTTCCCGAAGTGCAGAGCCTGGAACTGGCCCGTCTGCTCGTGGATGAGAAGATCGCCCTCGAAGACATCACCGAGATGGAGCAGGAAACACTCTGTGAGTTGGGGAACATCATCCTCAACGCGACAATCAGTTCGCTCGCAGACTGCCTCGACCTCGAAATCGAAACCGGTCTGCCATCGTTCGCATCGCGTGGCCACCAGGAACTGGTGCCATCCGACTCCCAGGACCTCGTCATGTTTCTGCGCATGCACTTCCGACTGGAACAGCGAAACGTCATGGGCTTCGTTGCGTTCGTCATGGGGATAAATTCAGTTCAGGCCCTCATGAGCAACGTCGATACCTATCTGGCCGGGATGAATCACCGCACTGGTTGA
- a CDS encoding SDR family oxidoreductase, whose protein sequence is MTSRVILITGASAGFGKAGAEHLAALGHRVYGTSRRAAFPDSADAPPGPLMLPMDVCDDESVRQAVDFVLKREGRIDVLVNNAGVGLAGAIEDTSVEEAKALFETNFFGVLRVCRAVLPSLREQRSGHIVNISSLGGLVTIPFQGFYSASKYALESMSDALRMELRSFGIRVTLLEPGDFKTGFTDSRVFSAASEEGSAYRESCTRAVAVMERDEQNGADPRQLAELLAKVIANPSPRNRYPIGPFVQRYGVAARRWLPSTILEKALRAIYRI, encoded by the coding sequence ATGACGTCCAGGGTCATTCTGATTACCGGGGCTTCCGCCGGTTTCGGCAAGGCCGGCGCCGAGCATCTGGCCGCGCTCGGTCACCGCGTCTACGGAACCAGCCGGCGCGCCGCGTTTCCTGATTCAGCCGATGCACCCCCCGGTCCGCTCATGCTTCCGATGGATGTCTGTGACGACGAATCCGTACGACAGGCGGTGGACTTCGTTCTGAAGCGGGAAGGTCGGATCGACGTCCTCGTGAACAACGCCGGTGTAGGCCTGGCCGGTGCCATCGAGGACACCTCGGTCGAAGAAGCCAAGGCGCTGTTCGAGACCAACTTCTTCGGGGTGTTGCGCGTCTGTCGCGCCGTCCTGCCCAGTCTACGGGAGCAGAGATCGGGTCATATCGTGAACATCAGCTCTTTGGGGGGACTCGTTACGATCCCCTTCCAGGGCTTTTACTCGGCTTCGAAGTACGCCCTCGAGTCCATGTCCGATGCGCTGCGCATGGAGCTTCGTTCGTTCGGCATCCGCGTCACGCTACTCGAGCCTGGAGACTTCAAGACCGGATTCACGGACAGTCGCGTCTTTTCAGCCGCGAGCGAAGAGGGCTCGGCCTATCGCGAAAGCTGCACGCGAGCCGTGGCCGTGATGGAACGAGACGAACAAAACGGCGCGGATCCGCGCCAGCTCGCGGAATTGCTGGCGAAGGTCATCGCCAATCCGTCTCCGCGCAATCGCTACCCGATCGGTCCATTCGTGCAGAGGTACGGTGTCGCGGCACGCCGTTGGCTTCCCTCGACAATTCTCGAGAAAGCCCTTCGCGCAATCTACCGGATCTGA
- a CDS encoding aspartate aminotransferase family protein has product MSDSTAKLIERRERVLGVGAPLFYEEPLHIVRGEGVFLFDSDGKRYVDMYNNVPCVGHANPQVVEAMQRQAATLNVHSRYLHEGVLDYAERLVALHASSLERVVFTCSGTEANEVAIAMARLATGGRGIICSDRAYHGNSALVGKLTWAGGRSDPEIRSVRFPQTYRPLKEGLSDAELGDLYLAEVETAIESFAEQDVPLAGMLVCSLLANEGLPKIPEGYMARAAQLVRNAGGLFISDEVQAGFCRSGRWWGYEVSDFVPDIASMGKPMGNGLPLAGVVARADLVDTFRKRSGYFNTFASSPLQAAVGAAVLDVIETEKLREQVAEVGAYLRDGLNGIECEAMGDVRGHGLFIGLDWVSDRNTKAPDPEGSKRVVNRLKEKGFLTSNAGALFNVVKLRPPLVFQREHADLFLTAFEETVRELY; this is encoded by the coding sequence GTGTCGGACTCGACAGCGAAACTGATTGAACGTCGCGAGCGCGTCCTCGGCGTGGGTGCTCCGCTGTTCTACGAGGAGCCTCTGCACATCGTGCGGGGCGAAGGTGTCTTCCTATTCGACTCCGATGGGAAACGCTATGTCGACATGTACAACAACGTGCCGTGCGTCGGCCACGCCAACCCTCAGGTGGTCGAGGCGATGCAACGCCAGGCTGCGACGCTCAATGTGCACAGCCGCTATCTGCACGAAGGCGTGCTCGACTACGCGGAAAGACTGGTCGCACTCCACGCGTCTTCGCTGGAACGCGTCGTGTTCACATGTTCGGGCACCGAGGCCAATGAGGTCGCGATCGCAATGGCGCGACTCGCGACCGGAGGCCGGGGAATCATCTGTAGTGATCGCGCCTACCACGGCAACTCGGCTCTGGTCGGCAAGCTCACCTGGGCGGGCGGCCGCAGTGACCCGGAAATCCGCTCGGTCCGTTTCCCTCAAACCTATCGACCGCTGAAAGAAGGTCTGTCGGATGCGGAATTGGGCGATCTCTATCTGGCCGAGGTCGAGACCGCAATTGAGAGCTTCGCCGAACAAGACGTTCCACTGGCCGGCATGCTGGTCTGCTCGCTACTCGCCAACGAGGGTTTGCCGAAGATTCCCGAAGGCTATATGGCCCGGGCCGCACAGCTGGTCCGCAACGCCGGTGGTCTGTTCATATCCGATGAGGTGCAGGCTGGATTCTGCCGAAGCGGGCGTTGGTGGGGTTACGAGGTCAGCGATTTCGTTCCGGACATCGCCAGTATGGGAAAACCCATGGGCAACGGACTCCCGCTTGCGGGCGTCGTGGCACGTGCAGATCTGGTCGACACGTTTCGCAAGCGTTCGGGTTACTTCAACACCTTCGCATCCAGTCCGTTACAGGCGGCGGTCGGTGCGGCCGTGCTCGACGTGATCGAGACCGAGAAGCTTCGGGAACAGGTCGCCGAAGTCGGCGCCTATCTGCGGGATGGCCTCAACGGAATCGAGTGTGAGGCCATGGGGGATGTCCGAGGACACGGCCTGTTCATCGGACTCGACTGGGTGAGTGACCGCAATACGAAGGCACCCGACCCCGAAGGCTCCAAGCGCGTGGTCAACCGCTTGAAGGAAAAGGGCTTCCTGACCAGCAATGCGGGCGCCCTGTTCAACGTCGTAAAACTCCGCCCTCCCCTGGTCTTTCAGCGCGAACACGCCGATCTGTTCTTGACGGCGTTCGAAGAAACCGTTCGGGAACTCTACTAG
- a CDS encoding nitroreductase family deazaflavin-dependent oxidoreductase: MKYALPFALLLLALGCGPVGPFPGGSLSGEVATSPPKDWSFSDEEMTVQLETRPSEPYSVNLWGVAVDDSFFLASGRGNKAAWVEHIEADPNVRLRVGDTIYELLAVRVGKETNREGFLEALTRKYDWKPSAQERDEAVLFRLDPR, encoded by the coding sequence ATGAAATACGCACTTCCATTCGCTCTACTGCTTCTCGCACTCGGTTGCGGTCCAGTGGGCCCATTTCCGGGCGGAAGCCTGTCGGGTGAGGTAGCGACAAGCCCGCCGAAGGACTGGTCCTTCTCGGATGAGGAGATGACGGTTCAGCTCGAAACGCGTCCCTCTGAGCCCTACTCGGTCAACCTGTGGGGCGTCGCGGTGGACGACAGTTTCTTCCTGGCTTCCGGTCGCGGAAACAAGGCAGCCTGGGTCGAGCACATCGAGGCAGATCCAAACGTGCGGCTGCGTGTAGGCGACACGATCTACGAACTCCTGGCGGTCCGTGTCGGAAAGGAGACGAACCGCGAGGGCTTCCTCGAAGCGTTGACCCGCAAGTACGACTGGAAGCCTTCCGCTCAGGAGCGCGATGAAGCCGTACTGTTCCGGCTCGACCCCCGCTGA